One Natrinema longum genomic window carries:
- the ribH gene encoding 6,7-dimethyl-8-ribityllumazine synthase — MTTLGLVVAEFNRPITEQMEQEALEAANAAGAEVYETVHVPGVYDAPLAADRLARREGVDAVAVIGTVITGDTDHDQVITDATAQRLSDVSLERDTPVTLGVTGPGMSAAESRERVENAATAVDGALDLVDELPDPSPATDSQQ; from the coding sequence ATGACCACGCTCGGACTGGTGGTCGCGGAATTCAACCGACCGATCACCGAGCAGATGGAGCAGGAGGCACTCGAGGCGGCCAACGCCGCGGGTGCGGAGGTGTACGAGACGGTCCACGTGCCGGGGGTGTACGACGCGCCCCTGGCAGCCGACCGGCTCGCTCGCCGCGAAGGAGTCGACGCTGTCGCCGTGATCGGCACCGTCATCACCGGCGATACAGATCACGATCAGGTGATCACCGACGCCACCGCCCAGCGACTCTCCGACGTGAGTCTCGAGCGTGACACGCCCGTGACCCTCGGCGTAACCGGGCCCGGCATGTCCGCCGCCGAATCGCGCGAACGCGTCGAGAACGCGGCCACGGCCGTCGACGGGGCGCTCGATCTCGTCGACGAACTACCCGATCCCAGTCCAGCGACCGATTCCCAGCAATGA
- the leuS gene encoding leucine--tRNA ligase, with product MTSHYDHAQIQEFWQYVWERDDVYELDEDAADPTYVLGMFPYTSGTLHMGHVRNYAITDAYSRYRRMQGDDVLHPMGWDAFGLPAENAAFERKTDPESWTQACIRRMREELETMGFGYDWSREITTCEPDYYRWNQWLFKRLYEAGLVEYEAAAVNWCPDCETVLADAQVVERENERSESSDGASGDAASNGSERVCWRCETPVGRRELDQWFFTITDYAEELHDGLDELEGWPDGVREIQRNWIGRQEGARITFEVTGVGDAAGGDEGDLVDVFSTRPETIYGATYLAVSPGHELARALAEGDEERGSADESNGPAARETVAEYVETVRERDPDEVGFSGVETDATAIHPLTGEELPVYVAGYVLEDVGTGAVMGVPGHNERDHTFAREHGLPIERVIVPEDESVETDVEREAYTGEGILENSGEYDGLESGTAGERLVAAHDALEDDVTYRLRDWLISRQRYWGTPIPMVHCDDCGRVPVPDEDLPVELPEFVRTTGNPLDAAEEWNRTTCPECGDPARRETDTMDTFVDSSWYYLRFLSPDLADAPFDTDLANEWLPVDVYVGGDEHAILHLLYTRFFTKALADLGLLERREPIRELMSQGTVLYDGEKMSSSRGNVVAPEEYGAETTRLFVLSAAHPEQDFEWTANNVRGAYDLQQTLYRMATAFVEAGDARLEEREHDDYVAREIDRTIAAVTDEYERFRFHRAATEIQELARLLRRYREYDRPHGEIYRRGLLTLAALIAPMAPHLGEELWNKLRGEGLAVEADWPAPERDASAYQRERQLVDRTLEDVRDIVDVAAIDEPERIELVVAREWKYRAAELVDEAVTADDADGAGTVDVDAVVDRVLADETLEIDADRAAVGAFVGELATRDGGDSGYVLAADRERAILDRASWLVTDEFGAEVTVRRATDDGEQATKARPGKPAIQIS from the coding sequence ATGACGAGTCATTACGATCACGCGCAGATACAGGAGTTTTGGCAGTACGTCTGGGAGCGCGACGACGTCTACGAACTCGACGAGGACGCCGCCGATCCCACCTACGTCCTCGGGATGTTTCCCTACACGTCGGGCACGCTCCACATGGGGCACGTCCGCAACTACGCGATCACGGACGCCTACTCGCGCTATCGTCGCATGCAAGGCGACGACGTCCTCCACCCGATGGGGTGGGACGCGTTCGGGCTGCCGGCCGAGAACGCCGCCTTCGAGCGCAAAACCGACCCCGAGTCCTGGACGCAGGCGTGTATCCGGCGCATGCGCGAGGAACTCGAGACGATGGGCTTTGGCTACGACTGGTCTCGAGAGATCACGACCTGCGAGCCCGACTACTACCGGTGGAATCAGTGGCTGTTCAAGCGTCTCTACGAGGCGGGGCTCGTCGAGTACGAGGCGGCGGCGGTCAACTGGTGTCCCGACTGCGAGACGGTGCTGGCCGACGCCCAGGTCGTCGAGCGCGAGAACGAGCGCAGCGAGTCCTCGGATGGGGCGAGCGGCGATGCCGCGAGCAACGGCAGCGAACGGGTCTGCTGGCGGTGTGAGACGCCCGTCGGGCGGCGCGAACTCGACCAGTGGTTCTTCACGATCACCGACTACGCCGAGGAGCTCCACGACGGACTCGACGAGCTCGAGGGCTGGCCCGATGGCGTCCGCGAGATCCAGCGCAACTGGATCGGCCGGCAGGAAGGGGCACGGATCACGTTCGAAGTGACCGGGGTCGGTGACGCTGCTGGTGGCGACGAGGGCGACCTCGTCGACGTGTTCAGTACTCGCCCGGAGACGATCTACGGCGCGACCTACCTCGCGGTGTCGCCGGGACACGAACTGGCTCGAGCGCTGGCCGAGGGAGACGAGGAACGTGGGTCTGCCGACGAGTCGAACGGGCCGGCGGCCCGTGAGACCGTCGCCGAGTACGTCGAGACGGTCCGCGAGCGGGATCCGGACGAGGTCGGTTTCTCGGGCGTCGAAACGGACGCGACCGCGATCCACCCGCTGACCGGCGAGGAACTGCCCGTCTACGTCGCCGGTTACGTCCTCGAGGACGTCGGTACCGGTGCCGTGATGGGCGTTCCCGGCCACAACGAGCGCGACCACACGTTCGCACGCGAACACGGGCTGCCGATCGAGCGCGTGATCGTCCCCGAGGACGAGTCCGTCGAGACCGACGTCGAACGCGAGGCCTATACCGGCGAGGGGATCCTCGAGAACAGCGGCGAGTACGACGGCCTCGAGAGCGGGACGGCCGGCGAACGGCTCGTGGCGGCCCACGACGCCCTCGAGGACGACGTCACCTACCGGCTCCGGGACTGGCTGATCTCCCGACAGCGCTACTGGGGGACGCCGATCCCGATGGTCCACTGTGACGATTGCGGGCGCGTTCCGGTGCCGGACGAGGACCTCCCGGTCGAGCTTCCGGAGTTCGTCCGGACGACGGGCAATCCCCTAGACGCGGCCGAGGAGTGGAACCGAACGACTTGCCCCGAGTGTGGCGACCCGGCACGCCGCGAGACGGACACGATGGACACGTTCGTCGACTCCTCGTGGTACTACCTGCGCTTTCTCTCGCCCGACCTCGCGGACGCCCCCTTCGACACCGACCTCGCGAACGAGTGGCTGCCCGTCGACGTCTACGTCGGCGGCGACGAACACGCCATCCTCCACCTGCTGTACACCCGGTTTTTCACGAAGGCACTGGCCGATCTCGGCCTCCTCGAGCGACGGGAGCCCATTCGGGAACTCATGAGCCAGGGGACGGTGCTCTACGACGGCGAAAAGATGTCCAGTTCCAGGGGGAACGTCGTCGCGCCCGAGGAGTACGGTGCGGAGACGACGCGGCTGTTCGTGCTCTCGGCGGCCCACCCCGAACAGGACTTCGAGTGGACCGCGAACAACGTTCGTGGCGCGTACGACCTCCAGCAAACGCTCTACCGAATGGCGACCGCCTTCGTCGAGGCGGGCGACGCCCGCCTCGAGGAGCGCGAGCACGACGACTACGTCGCCCGAGAGATCGACCGAACGATCGCTGCAGTTACCGACGAGTACGAGCGATTCCGCTTCCACCGCGCCGCGACCGAGATTCAGGAGCTCGCCCGCCTGCTCAGGCGGTATCGCGAGTACGACCGACCACACGGTGAGATCTACCGGCGCGGCCTGCTGACGCTCGCTGCGTTGATCGCCCCCATGGCACCCCATCTCGGCGAGGAACTCTGGAACAAACTCCGGGGCGAGGGCCTCGCCGTCGAAGCCGACTGGCCCGCGCCCGAACGCGACGCCTCGGCCTACCAGCGCGAACGCCAACTCGTCGATCGGACCCTCGAGGACGTCCGTGATATCGTCGACGTGGCGGCGATCGACGAACCCGAGCGGATCGAACTGGTCGTCGCTCGCGAGTGGAAATACCGGGCCGCCGAACTGGTCGACGAGGCCGTCACCGCCGACGATGCCGATGGAGCCGGCACCGTCGACGTCGATGCGGTCGTCGATCGCGTGCTCGCGGACGAGACGCTCGAGATCGATGCCGACCGGGCCGCTGTCGGGGCCTTCGTCGGCGAACTGGCGACCCGCGATGGCGGGGACAGCGGGTACGTGCTCGCGGCGGATCGCGAACGTGCGATCCTCGACCGTGCGTCGTGGCTCGTCACCGACGAGTTCGGTGCCGAGGTGACGGTCCGCCGGGCGACCGACGACGGCGAACAGGCGACCAAAGCCCGGCCCGGCAAACCCGCGATCCAGATCAGTTGA
- a CDS encoding pyridoxal phosphate-dependent aminotransferase, with amino-acid sequence MTMEFTDRVSRVEPSATLAISALATELEAEGADVVDLSVGEPDFPTPENIVGAGKDAMDAGHTGYTTSAGILELREAIADKLADDGLDHTADEIIVTPGAKQALYEIVQALVEDGDEVALLDPAWVSYEAMVKMAGGDLTRIDLSAHEFQLEPALDDLATAVSDETELLIVNSPSNPTGAVYSDAALEGVRDLAVEHDITVISDEIYKEIAYGVEPTSLGTLEGMADRTITVNGFSKAYSMTGWRLGYFAGPEELIDQAGKLHSHSVSSAVNFVQHAGLEALETEDAVTEMVEAFEQRRDLVADLLDDHGVDVAVPEGAFYIMVPVDDDDQAWCEGAIEDAHVATVPGSAFGTPGYARISYAASEERLEEGIERLAEEGYL; translated from the coding sequence ATGACGATGGAATTCACCGACCGCGTCAGCCGAGTCGAACCGTCCGCAACGCTTGCGATCTCCGCACTCGCCACCGAACTCGAGGCCGAGGGCGCAGACGTCGTCGACCTCTCCGTCGGCGAGCCCGACTTCCCTACGCCCGAGAATATCGTGGGAGCGGGCAAGGACGCGATGGACGCCGGCCACACCGGCTACACGACCTCCGCGGGCATCCTCGAGTTGCGCGAGGCCATCGCCGACAAACTGGCCGACGACGGCCTCGATCACACCGCGGACGAGATCATCGTCACGCCCGGCGCGAAGCAGGCCCTCTACGAGATCGTGCAGGCGCTCGTCGAAGACGGCGACGAGGTCGCCCTGCTCGACCCCGCGTGGGTCTCCTACGAGGCCATGGTCAAGATGGCTGGCGGCGATCTCACCCGGATCGACCTCTCCGCACACGAGTTCCAGCTCGAGCCGGCACTCGACGACCTCGCGACCGCCGTCTCCGACGAGACCGAGCTGCTGATCGTCAACTCGCCGTCGAACCCCACCGGTGCCGTCTACTCCGACGCGGCCCTGGAGGGCGTCCGCGATCTGGCCGTCGAACACGACATCACCGTCATCTCCGACGAGATCTACAAGGAGATCGCCTACGGCGTCGAACCCACGAGTCTCGGCACGCTCGAGGGGATGGCAGACCGCACGATCACGGTCAACGGCTTCTCGAAAGCCTACTCGATGACCGGCTGGCGGCTGGGCTACTTCGCCGGCCCCGAGGAGCTGATCGATCAGGCCGGCAAACTCCACAGCCACTCGGTCTCCTCGGCGGTGAACTTCGTCCAACACGCCGGTCTCGAGGCGCTCGAGACCGAGGACGCCGTCACGGAGATGGTCGAGGCCTTCGAACAGCGCCGCGATCTGGTCGCCGACCTCCTCGACGATCACGGCGTCGACGTCGCCGTGCCCGAGGGCGCGTTCTACATAATGGTGCCGGTAGATGACGACGACCAAGCGTGGTGTGAGGGGGCGATCGAGGACGCCCACGTCGCGACCGTCCCGGGAAGCGCCTTTGGCACTCCCGGCTACGCGCGGATCTCGTATGCGGCGAGCGAAGAGCGACTCGAGGAGGGTATCGAGCGGCTGGCCGAGGAAGGCTACCTATAA
- a CDS encoding Gfo/Idh/MocA family protein: protein MPLEVGVLGYRFMGKAHANALARLPMFFPDAPAVERSVLVGRDEDALSDAADRLGFDATATDWADVVDDVDVFYNLGPNHVHAEPSIAALEAGTPVFCEKPLAPTLEGAEAMAAAARDAGDDVPAGCAFNYRFVPAIQYAKELLEAGELGEIRHVRGRYLQDWLVDPDAPWSWRNDEELAGSGALGDLGAHTVDLLRFLVGSDDLAGEVERVSGHLRTFVDERPVEGSDGETRPVTVDDAYSAQLAFEHGAMGTLEASRVAAGHKNDHTIEIHGSEGSLRFSLERLNELEVHRDGDRGYETILVTDEDDPYVDHWWPPGHVLGWEHTFVHENYEFLSAVASGASETHRPFEPSFEDGLAAQRVLEAIERSDDRGAWVGLE from the coding sequence ATGCCACTCGAGGTCGGCGTTCTCGGCTATCGGTTCATGGGGAAAGCACACGCGAACGCATTGGCGCGGCTCCCGATGTTCTTCCCGGACGCGCCCGCGGTCGAACGCAGCGTGCTCGTCGGTCGGGACGAAGACGCGCTCTCGGATGCCGCCGATCGTCTGGGCTTCGACGCCACCGCGACCGACTGGGCCGACGTCGTCGACGACGTCGACGTCTTCTACAATCTCGGTCCGAACCACGTCCACGCCGAGCCGTCGATCGCGGCCCTCGAGGCCGGAACCCCAGTTTTCTGCGAGAAGCCCCTCGCGCCGACGCTCGAGGGGGCCGAGGCGATGGCCGCGGCCGCCCGCGACGCCGGCGACGACGTCCCCGCCGGCTGTGCGTTCAACTACCGCTTCGTGCCGGCGATCCAGTACGCAAAGGAGTTGCTCGAGGCCGGCGAACTCGGCGAGATTCGTCACGTTCGCGGGCGCTACCTCCAGGACTGGCTGGTCGATCCAGACGCGCCGTGGTCGTGGCGAAACGACGAGGAGCTGGCCGGATCGGGCGCGCTGGGCGACCTCGGCGCGCACACGGTCGACCTCCTGCGATTCCTCGTCGGGTCCGACGACCTCGCGGGCGAAGTCGAACGGGTCAGCGGCCACCTGCGGACGTTCGTCGACGAACGCCCGGTCGAGGGAAGCGATGGCGAGACACGCCCCGTCACCGTCGACGACGCCTACTCCGCACAGCTCGCGTTCGAACACGGTGCCATGGGTACCCTCGAGGCTTCCCGCGTCGCTGCGGGCCACAAGAACGACCACACGATCGAAATTCACGGCTCCGAGGGGAGTCTGCGGTTCTCCCTCGAGCGCCTCAACGAACTCGAGGTCCACCGCGACGGCGACCGGGGCTACGAGACGATCCTTGTCACCGACGAAGACGACCCCTACGTCGACCACTGGTGGCCGCCGGGCCACGTGCTGGGCTGGGAGCACACGTTCGTCCACGAGAACTACGAGTTCCTCAGCGCGGTCGCCAGCGGGGCGTCGGAGACGCACCGACCGTTCGAACCTAGCTTCGAAGACGGACTCGCCGCCCAGCGAGTCCTCGAGGCGATCGAACGCAGCGACGACCGGGGCGCGTGGGTCGGCCTCGAGTGA
- a CDS encoding SPW repeat protein, translating into MSQSTTNDPSTGEPHAREQGEPAGKKWLSGLVSLIGLWLAVSPFVYEAAQSMLWNNLLIGGAIFLLAGYNYYRITNGYATSAGVMSFVALLALWLMVSQFAIDGQFAMNGLEAASQGLAWSNVVSGLLGAVLSAYIAYTAGRDVPRGTAAGTR; encoded by the coding sequence ATGAGCCAATCCACGACCAACGACCCGTCGACCGGTGAACCGCACGCTCGCGAGCAAGGCGAGCCGGCAGGGAAGAAGTGGCTGAGCGGCCTCGTCTCCCTGATCGGCCTGTGGCTGGCCGTCTCGCCATTCGTCTACGAGGCGGCCCAGTCCATGCTGTGGAACAACCTGCTGATCGGCGGCGCGATCTTCCTGCTCGCGGGATACAACTACTATCGGATCACCAACGGGTATGCGACCAGCGCCGGCGTCATGTCCTTCGTCGCGCTGTTGGCGCTGTGGCTGATGGTCTCGCAGTTCGCGATAGACGGCCAGTTCGCGATGAACGGCCTCGAGGCCGCCAGTCAGGGACTGGCCTGGAGTAACGTCGTGTCGGGACTCCTCGGCGCGGTACTGTCGGCGTACATCGCCTACACTGCGGGCCGTGACGTGCCGCGAGGAACGGCTGCCGGAACGCGATAA
- a CDS encoding type 2 lanthipeptide synthetase LanM family protein, with protein sequence MSKIFSETEQRRIAAQSRTLLERLSDPDAFEYDIDDATADDLVEAWRERYPDDESFHRRLDREEFSQDELRRAACVDTLAEGEEIPAWVDRLDALAAAIESHSPDEFPENLIPNPEQWVHNEREKPFGALSAVVAEYAREQLGDVALEVLSDDTIGIMQEWFRVRFETRFSRILYVEFKTYVAAHDQALARADPDEFSERPTTYYDQFIEALFSGAFPSLCLEYPVFARLLTTQIRQWDEHLEEFSRRLQADRELLAERFTEDGDLGDVVEIYSLADDTHGDGRAIMRVEFESGVTVAYKPRSVGAGAAFYDTLADLDEQLPVTMGIEPTYVRRDGYGWMEWIERRDCRTERDVERYYRRAGALSCLTYFFEFTDCHLENLVSAGSTPALVDAETIFHPYIGPDRSPMPTGVQRFVRNNVLLSLLLPYEIGGSMAELGGGDTSALMAGIGISDDDATLTHVSSPHITAVNTDVMAVERDHPAIDRSDNVPKVDGRGRPPDEYVTAVTTGFEETYRSILELRDSGALFDEIELFDRFSGVENRIVYRPTQVYATLLQKLCSRASLSDGFRFGVAMEELAVPFCDGTVSGDVPWKLYDSERVELRRLDPPRFTSETDRTEIEFGGEPTGVDAGTSGISRSRDRIESASIADMNTQLELIRGALGAKPDPSPDLGGAIRPDESSIDETSLRSEAAALFERIRRLGSSRESEELNWTWIESIDTTDRLTIHPFDETLHVGTGGVALLSASLYQLTGEDRYATVARDVIEPTLRSVRSAQVTPSMSKHGGVTGIGSVIYGIATVGAMLGDEATLRTGVQAARSIGTDAVGPDTQYDVAGGAAGTILGLLALDERYESDELVSIATECGDELLANRSESEGGYRVWHTIDECPPLTGFLHGASGIAYSLTRLYEATGDEAYLSAAIEAVEFEAQQYSERASNWRDRRPWVDDEFTDRWSYGRTGIGLSRLGMRAATDHELVERDLSRALDGIDADELLPVDDLADGNCGRVEFLNATARRTERRVETPETALEGCLARKATNGTFRTSDEQTYLANPSFLGGLAGISYTLLRVVESESLPCVLLFE encoded by the coding sequence ATGAGCAAGATATTCAGCGAAACGGAGCAGCGGCGAATCGCAGCACAGTCTCGAACCCTCCTCGAACGACTCTCCGACCCGGATGCGTTCGAGTACGATATCGACGACGCCACGGCCGACGATCTCGTCGAAGCGTGGCGCGAACGATATCCGGACGATGAATCGTTCCACCGACGACTCGACCGCGAGGAGTTCTCGCAGGACGAGCTACGGCGAGCGGCGTGCGTCGATACGCTGGCCGAAGGCGAGGAGATACCCGCCTGGGTCGATCGATTGGACGCGCTCGCAGCAGCGATCGAGTCGCACTCTCCGGACGAATTTCCGGAGAACTTGATCCCGAATCCGGAGCAATGGGTTCACAACGAACGAGAGAAACCGTTCGGTGCGCTTTCGGCAGTCGTTGCGGAGTACGCCCGGGAGCAACTCGGCGACGTGGCCCTTGAGGTGTTATCCGACGACACGATCGGGATCATGCAGGAGTGGTTTCGAGTACGGTTCGAGACGAGATTTTCACGAATACTGTACGTCGAATTTAAGACCTACGTCGCCGCACACGATCAAGCGTTGGCTCGTGCGGACCCTGACGAGTTCTCGGAGCGACCAACGACGTACTACGATCAGTTCATCGAGGCGCTCTTTTCCGGTGCGTTCCCGTCTCTCTGTCTGGAATATCCGGTTTTCGCTAGACTCCTCACGACTCAGATCAGACAGTGGGACGAGCATCTCGAAGAGTTCAGTCGCCGCCTGCAAGCCGACCGGGAACTGCTCGCGGAGCGCTTTACCGAGGACGGCGACCTCGGCGATGTCGTCGAAATTTACTCCCTCGCGGACGACACGCACGGCGATGGGCGTGCGATAATGCGCGTGGAGTTCGAATCGGGCGTCACGGTCGCATACAAGCCTCGAAGCGTTGGGGCCGGTGCGGCGTTCTACGATACCCTCGCGGATCTCGACGAGCAGTTGCCGGTCACGATGGGGATCGAACCGACGTACGTGCGTCGGGACGGATACGGGTGGATGGAGTGGATCGAGCGACGCGACTGTCGAACCGAACGCGATGTCGAACGCTATTACCGCCGAGCCGGTGCTCTCAGTTGCCTCACGTACTTCTTCGAGTTCACCGACTGTCACCTCGAGAATCTGGTTAGTGCGGGCTCGACTCCCGCACTCGTCGACGCTGAGACGATTTTCCACCCGTATATCGGCCCCGACCGCTCCCCGATGCCGACCGGCGTTCAGCGCTTCGTCCGGAACAACGTTCTGTTGAGCCTCCTGTTGCCCTACGAGATCGGCGGTTCGATGGCCGAACTCGGCGGTGGTGATACGTCTGCACTGATGGCCGGAATCGGTATCTCCGACGACGACGCGACGCTAACCCACGTCAGTTCGCCTCACATCACGGCCGTCAACACCGACGTGATGGCGGTCGAACGCGACCATCCAGCCATCGATCGGAGCGATAACGTACCGAAGGTAGACGGCCGCGGACGGCCGCCCGACGAGTACGTGACGGCGGTCACCACTGGATTCGAAGAGACGTACAGATCCATACTCGAGTTGCGAGATTCAGGAGCGCTGTTCGACGAGATCGAACTGTTCGATCGGTTCTCGGGGGTCGAAAACAGAATCGTGTACAGACCGACGCAGGTGTACGCGACCCTTCTGCAGAAGTTGTGTTCGCGAGCCTCGCTCAGTGACGGGTTCCGGTTCGGTGTGGCGATGGAGGAGTTGGCGGTTCCGTTCTGCGACGGAACCGTTTCCGGGGACGTTCCGTGGAAACTCTACGATTCTGAGCGAGTCGAACTGCGACGACTGGATCCGCCCCGGTTCACGTCTGAAACCGATCGAACGGAGATCGAATTCGGGGGTGAACCGACGGGAGTCGACGCCGGAACGTCCGGGATCAGTCGAAGCCGAGACCGGATCGAATCGGCTTCGATCGCGGACATGAACACGCAACTCGAGTTGATCCGAGGAGCGCTCGGAGCGAAACCGGATCCATCGCCGGATCTCGGTGGCGCGATTCGACCCGACGAATCGTCCATCGACGAGACATCGCTTCGGTCCGAAGCGGCGGCGCTATTCGAGCGGATTCGTCGACTCGGCTCGTCGCGGGAAAGTGAGGAACTGAACTGGACGTGGATAGAGTCGATCGACACGACCGATCGACTGACGATTCATCCGTTCGACGAGACGCTGCACGTCGGGACCGGTGGCGTCGCACTTCTATCTGCCAGTCTGTACCAACTTACCGGCGAGGATCGCTACGCGACCGTCGCGCGGGACGTGATCGAACCGACTCTTCGCTCGGTTCGATCCGCTCAGGTCACGCCGTCGATGTCGAAACACGGTGGAGTGACCGGTATCGGATCCGTGATCTACGGAATCGCGACGGTCGGGGCGATGCTCGGCGACGAAGCGACGCTCCGAACGGGTGTTCAGGCCGCCCGGTCGATAGGGACGGACGCGGTCGGCCCCGATACACAGTACGACGTCGCCGGAGGGGCGGCGGGGACAATCCTCGGCCTCCTCGCGCTCGACGAGCGGTACGAATCCGACGAGCTCGTGTCGATCGCAACCGAGTGTGGCGACGAGTTGCTCGCCAACCGATCCGAATCCGAGGGAGGATACCGCGTATGGCACACGATCGACGAGTGTCCGCCTCTGACCGGATTCCTACACGGAGCCAGCGGAATCGCGTACTCGCTCACGCGGTTGTACGAAGCGACCGGCGACGAGGCCTATCTGTCCGCGGCGATAGAAGCCGTCGAATTCGAGGCACAGCAGTACTCCGAAAGAGCCTCGAACTGGCGGGATCGCCGGCCTTGGGTCGATGACGAGTTCACCGATCGATGGAGTTACGGCCGCACCGGAATCGGTCTCTCGCGACTCGGGATGCGGGCGGCGACCGATCACGAACTCGTTGAACGCGATCTTTCGCGAGCCCTCGACGGGATAGACGCCGATGAATTGTTACCGGTAGACGACCTCGCCGACGGGAACTGCGGCCGCGTCGAGTTTCTCAACGCCACCGCGAGACGCACCGAGCGTCGCGTGGAGACCCCGGAAACGGCACTGGAGGGCTGTCTCGCCCGGAAGGCGACGAACGGAACTTTCCGTACGTCAGACGAACAGACATATCTCGCCAATCCATCGTTTCTCGGCGGTCTCGCGGGTATCTCGTACACGCTACTGCGGGTCGTAGAGTCGGAGTCGCTCCCGTGCGTCCTTCTCTTCGAGTGA
- a CDS encoding DUF420 domain-containing protein produces the protein MATADARRRLRERPVGTTIVLTIVGYALVLGTFLLDVPIYPDLTNAQVDLLSHVIAVINTTATVVLTLGWYWIRAGEVEKHRLAMVSGFVLILGFLVVYLLKVGGGGTKEFVGPDSVYYAYLVMLAIHIVLSIVSVPVVLYALVLGLTHTPAELRNTAHARVGRIAAGAWILSLFLGVVTYVLLNHVYTYEFASMLVPVL, from the coding sequence ATGGCAACCGCTGACGCGAGACGGCGGCTTCGGGAGCGACCGGTGGGTACAACGATCGTCCTGACGATCGTCGGATACGCGCTGGTGCTGGGGACCTTCCTGCTCGACGTCCCGATCTATCCCGACCTGACGAACGCACAGGTCGATCTGCTCTCACACGTGATCGCGGTCATCAACACGACCGCGACGGTGGTGTTGACACTGGGCTGGTACTGGATTCGCGCCGGCGAGGTCGAGAAACACCGCCTGGCGATGGTCAGCGGGTTCGTGTTGATCCTCGGATTCCTGGTCGTCTACCTGCTCAAGGTCGGCGGCGGCGGCACGAAGGAGTTCGTCGGCCCCGATTCCGTCTACTACGCCTACCTCGTCATGCTGGCGATCCACATCGTCCTCTCGATCGTCTCGGTCCCGGTCGTCCTCTATGCGCTGGTGCTGGGACTCACTCATACCCCTGCGGAGCTCCGGAACACCGCCCACGCGAGGGTCGGCCGGATCGCCGCCGGCGCGTGGATCCTGAGTCTCTTCCTCGGCGTCGTCACCTACGTCCTGCTCAACCACGTCTACACCTACGAGTTCGCCTCGATGCTCGTACCGGTCCTGTAG
- a CDS encoding IS1595 family transposase produces the protein MIPLDVFGSESVAADLLQQVRWRDGVTCPRCRSDRTVRNGSYREFQRYLCKDCDRTFNDKTGTIFAHSKVVLRRWLFSIYAFLRFNTSLRQLQCEIEVTHKTMHRRIERFARALDAPSLDLVGPVEIDEVYVSAGKKGRERDQESRSRGLSTRGRGSYDGDKPPVFILADRGTGQRYVIPAKAANESTIRLLLADRQEESLTVYTDGFRAYEPLEADDAFTREYVVHGDGEYADEEVHVNTCESHASLTRRWLSPHRGISKDKLTQYLRAFQLRRELYRKPGRDALKHAIRATL, from the coding sequence ATGATTCCACTCGATGTGTTTGGGTCGGAATCGGTCGCAGCGGACCTGTTGCAGCAGGTTCGCTGGCGTGACGGTGTTACCTGTCCCCGCTGCCGTTCTGACCGAACGGTCAGAAACGGCAGCTACAGAGAGTTCCAACGGTATCTCTGTAAGGATTGCGACCGCACGTTCAACGACAAGACGGGCACGATTTTCGCTCACTCGAAGGTTGTACTCCGCCGGTGGCTGTTCTCGATCTACGCGTTTCTCCGGTTTAACACGAGTCTCCGACAACTCCAGTGCGAAATCGAGGTCACACACAAAACGATGCACCGGCGCATCGAGCGCTTCGCCAGAGCGCTCGATGCGCCTTCTCTCGATCTTGTCGGCCCGGTCGAAATCGATGAAGTGTACGTTTCTGCCGGGAAGAAAGGCCGCGAGCGCGACCAGGAGTCGCGCTCGCGTGGCCTGTCCACGCGTGGGCGAGGTTCATACGACGGCGACAAGCCACCCGTGTTCATTCTCGCTGATCGCGGCACAGGACAGCGGTACGTAATCCCAGCGAAAGCCGCCAACGAGTCGACGATTCGACTCCTCTTGGCAGACCGCCAAGAGGAGTCGTTGACTGTCTATACTGACGGCTTTCGAGCGTACGAGCCACTCGAAGCGGACGACGCATTCACCCGTGAATACGTCGTCCACGGTGACGGTGAATACGCCGACGAAGAGGTCCACGTCAATACCTGCGAGAGCCACGCGTCGCTGACGCGACGGTGGCTCTCGCCGCATCGAGGTATCTCGAAAGATAAGCTGACACAGTATCTCAGAGCGTTCCAGCTTCGCCGAGAACTATATCGAAAACCGGGACGAGACGCACTCAAACACGCTATTCGAGCAACACTCTGA